The Terriglobus tenax genome contains a region encoding:
- a CDS encoding ribonuclease J, translating into MSLDKLQIIPLGGLGEFGMNCCAIRLGDHIIVIDAGLMFPDEELLGVDIVVPDISYLVENRDMVKAILLTHGHEDHIGGLPWILTELRDVPVYGTEFTLAYVEGKLEEHKLLDDTEMLEMIPGEQFQIGPFRIQPIRVTHSLVDCVSLAIHTPHGTILHTGDFKVDLSSPDGHPFDLQTFAELGRNGGVLALLQDSTNVDRPGHTPSERAVRPRLDDLFGRTKKRLFFSCFSSSIHRLKLAFELAEKHGRKVAVIGRSLDNSTEIASDLGYIDIPPGLLINGGQIKDFPPEKVCVLISGTQGEPMSALSRAAVDNHKHARIEPGDTVLLSSRIIPGNEKGIFRMIDHLVRRDADVIFDDGTHGIIHVSGHASQEELRLMINLVKPKFFIPVHGDYRHLKRHAELAASTGIPKQTFLLEDGDVLELTKDTATRRDQKVRAGRILIDDGSTADVVDDLVIRDRRHLSEAGLLLPILAINKLTGLVEGSPEIIARGFAVPDPSVLNEARMVIARTLDNSSNEEKGDYGVIKEKIRTDLKRYIQKNTSRRPLIMPVILEI; encoded by the coding sequence ATGAGTCTCGACAAGCTGCAAATCATTCCGCTCGGCGGCCTTGGCGAATTTGGCATGAACTGCTGTGCCATTCGCCTGGGCGACCACATTATCGTCATCGACGCCGGCCTGATGTTTCCCGACGAGGAGCTGCTGGGTGTCGACATCGTCGTGCCCGACATCAGCTACCTGGTCGAGAACCGTGACATGGTCAAAGCCATCCTCCTGACCCACGGTCACGAGGACCACATCGGCGGCCTTCCCTGGATCCTGACCGAGTTGCGCGACGTGCCCGTCTACGGCACCGAGTTCACCCTGGCATACGTCGAAGGCAAACTCGAAGAGCACAAGCTGCTGGACGACACCGAGATGCTGGAGATGATCCCGGGCGAGCAGTTCCAGATCGGTCCCTTCCGCATCCAGCCCATCCGCGTCACCCACTCGCTGGTGGACTGCGTCTCCCTGGCCATCCACACGCCCCACGGCACCATTCTGCACACCGGTGACTTCAAGGTCGATCTCTCATCGCCCGACGGCCATCCGTTCGACCTGCAGACCTTTGCCGAGCTTGGCCGCAACGGCGGCGTGCTCGCCCTCCTGCAGGACTCCACGAATGTCGACCGCCCCGGCCACACGCCCAGCGAGCGAGCCGTACGTCCGCGCCTCGATGACCTGTTCGGACGCACCAAGAAGCGCCTCTTCTTCTCCTGCTTCTCGTCCTCCATCCATCGCCTGAAGCTGGCCTTCGAGCTGGCGGAGAAACATGGCCGCAAGGTCGCCGTCATCGGCCGCTCGCTCGACAACTCCACCGAGATCGCCAGCGACCTGGGCTACATCGACATTCCCCCGGGCCTGCTGATCAACGGCGGACAGATCAAGGACTTCCCGCCCGAGAAGGTCTGCGTGCTGATCTCCGGCACACAGGGCGAGCCCATGTCTGCGCTGTCCCGCGCTGCCGTCGACAACCACAAGCACGCCCGCATCGAGCCCGGCGACACCGTCCTGCTCTCCAGCCGCATTATTCCCGGCAACGAGAAGGGCATCTTCCGCATGATCGACCACCTGGTGCGCCGCGATGCCGACGTGATCTTCGACGACGGCACCCACGGCATCATCCACGTGAGCGGACACGCCAGCCAGGAAGAGCTTCGCCTGATGATCAATCTCGTGAAGCCGAAGTTCTTCATCCCCGTGCACGGTGACTATCGCCACCTGAAGCGCCACGCGGAACTCGCGGCATCCACCGGCATCCCCAAACAGACCTTCCTTCTGGAAGATGGCGATGTGCTGGAGTTGACCAAGGACACGGCCACACGCCGCGACCAGAAGGTCCGCGCCGGACGCATCCTGATCGATGACGGATCGACCGCCGACGTGGTCGACGACCTCGTCATTCGCGACCGCCGCCACCTGTCGGAAGCCGGCCTGCTGCTGCCCATCCTGGCCATCAACAAGCTCACCGGCCTGGTCGAGGGCTCGCCCGAGATCATCGCCCGCGGTTTCGCCGTACCCGACCCCAGCGTGCTGAACGAAGCCCGCATGGTCATCGCACGCACCCTCGACAACTCCTCCAACGAGGAAAAGGGTGACTACGGTGTGATCAAGGAGAAGATCCGCACCGACCTCAAGCGCTACATCCAGAAGAACACCAGCCGGCGCCCGCTCATCATGCCGGTCATCCTGGAGATCTAA